The Bombus huntii isolate Logan2020A chromosome 6, iyBomHunt1.1, whole genome shotgun sequence genome window below encodes:
- the LOC126867013 gene encoding metallo-beta-lactamase domain-containing protein 1 — MAEVIVLFNGYSTKLGNEIMKANCSCTLIKASKNIIVDTMTAWDREKIIQALFKHNITPEKIDYVVCTHSHADHIGNNNLFENAEHIIGTCVHRGELFFNKNFKDGYKICPEVKVIATPGHTPDDVTVLVETTVSGRSTCFAITGDLFEKKEDISDPSIWKELGTIELQKTQSLMRSHVVDLANLIIPGHGPMFAVTDDMRKIIRSQIIL; from the exons atggcCGAggttattgtattatttaatgGTTATTCTACAAAACTTGGCAATGAAATAATGAAAGCCAATTGTTCTTGTACATTAATAAAGGCATCGAAGAATATTATCGTTGATACTATGACAGCTTGGGACCgagaaaaaataatacaag cactttttaaacataatattacacctgaaaaaattgattatgTCGTATGTACTCATAGTCATGCCGATCATATAGGaaataataatcttttcgaaAATGCTGAACATATAATTGGAACTTGTGTTCACCGTGGTGAactatttttcaataaaaattttaaagacG GATATAAAATTTGCCCAGAAGTTAAAGTTATAGCAACCCCTGGACATACACCGGATGATGTTACAGTTTTAGTTGAAACTACAGTTTCTGGGAGATCTACATGTTTTGCTATTACag gagatttatttgaaaaaaaggaagacaTATCAGATCCATCGATTTGGAAAGAGTTAGGAACTATAGAATTACAAAAAACTCAATCACTTATGCGATCTCATGTAGTAGATTTGGCAAATCTTATAATACCTGGACATGGGCCCATGTTTGCTGTTACTGATGACATGAGAAAAATTATTAGGAGTCAAATAATTCTATAA
- the LOC126867009 gene encoding integrator complex subunit 9 gives MKLYCLSSEPTKPCLVLSFKGITLMLDCGLNMQSVLHFMPMPMVPSTKFNSLPLWLPRDNHQDWQIEGELKECCGRVFVDSTPEFSPPLEKIVDFSEIDAILISNYTCMLALPFITEDTGFKGIIYATEPTLQIGRFFMEELVEFIEQTPKATLAKHWKEMLHVLPPPLADALKPKSWKHIYSISAVNTSLSYIQTVGYDQKLDIYGALTVTPISSGYCLGSSNWLISCDHEKVAFVSGSSTLTTHPRPMEQATLKHANMLILTGLTQTPTANPDTMLGELCMTVAITLRTGGCVLIPCYPSGVVYDLFECLSTHLDKSGFSQVPLFFISPVAETSLAYSNILAEWLSTNKQNKVYLPEEPFPHAFLVKNARLKHFTSIYAEGFSSDYRQPCVVFCGHPSLRFGDAVHFVQLWGNNPQHTIIFTEPDFPYLDALAPFQPLAMKAVHCPIDTSLNFTQANKLIRDLKPEHLVIPECYTQPPITAPHRTDLVIEPVGEKPLITFKRGEVIKLPLKRKKGRVFIEPELAGNIIPNEIRPGLSLASVTGELEVKDNVYTIKSIEDRPSGKRKASSSSPAPIKEEVLKERKHEYGNLDPQELLQKLNQEGIQGAKLQHSPTATSIHLQDEDTLIQIGDNSTHIFCNGDQKIRRRLRTIIMQCLKRF, from the exons ATGAAACtg tattGTTTATCGAGTGAACCAACAAAACCATGTTTGGTTCTAAGTTTCAAAGGAATTACTTTAATGTTAGATTGCGGCTTAAATATGCAATCTGTATTACATTTCATGCCAATGCCTATGGTTCCCAGCAccaaatttaattctttacctTTGTGGCTTCCACGTGATAATCATCAAGATTGGCAAATAGAAGGG GAACTAAAAGAATGTTGCGGCAGAGTATTTGTAGATTCGACCCCTGAATTTTCTCCACCTTTGGAGAAAATAGTAGACTTTTCAGAAATTGATGCCATTTTGATATCAAATTATACTTGTATGTTGGCTCTGCCATTTATAACAGAGGACACTGGTTTCAAAGGCATTATTTATGCTACGGAACCAACATTACAAATTGGACGATTCTTTATGGAGGAACTAGTAGAATTCATTGAACAAACTCCGAAAGCTACATTAGCCAAACATTGGAAGGAAATGTTACATGTATTACCTCCTCCATTAGCTGATGCTCTTAAGCCAAAATCTTGGAAACATATATATTCGATATCAGCAGTTAATACTTCTTTATCATATATCCAAACAGTTGGATATGATCAAAAATTG GATATATATGGTGCATTAACAGTCACTCCTATAAGCTCCGGATATTGTTTGGGTAGCAGTAATTGGTTAATTTCATGTGACCATGAAAAGGTTGCATTTGTAAGTGGATCCTCAACATTGACAACACATCCTCGGCCTATGGAACAAGCTACTTTGAAACATGCtaatatgttaatattaaCTGGTTTAACTCAAACACCTACTGCAAATCCAGATACTATGCTTGGAGAACTGTGTATGACTGTTG CTATAACACTCAGAACTGGCGGATGTGTTTTAATACCGTGTTATCCATCTGGAGTTGTATATGATTTATTTGAATGCCTTAGTACTCATTTGGATAAGTCTGGTTTTTCACAAgttcctttattttttatatcacCAGTAGCTGAAACATCTTTAgcatattcaaatattttagctGAATG GTTGTcaacaaataaacaaaataaagtTTATCTTCCTGAGGAACCATTTCCACATGCTTTTCTTGTTAAAAATGCCAgattaaaacattttacatCTATATATGCTGAAGGTTTTAGTTCTGATTATAGACAACCTTGTGTTGTCTTTTGTGGTCATCCCAGTCTTAGATTTGGAGATGCAGTTCATTTTGTTCAGTTATGGGGTAATAATCCACAACATACCATAATTTTCACAg AACCAGATTTTCCATATTTAGATGCTTTGGCACCATTTCAACCATTAGCTATGAAAGCAGTGCATTGTCCAATTGACACATCTCTTAATTTTACTCAAGCTAATAAATTAATTAGGGATTTGAAACCAGAACATTTAGTTATACCTGAGTGTTATACACAACCACCAATAACTGCTCCACATAGAACAGATCTTGTTATAGAACCTGTAGGG gAAAAACCTTTAATCACTTTCAAAAGAGGTGAAGTTATAAAATTGCCtttaaaaaggaagaaaggacgGGTGTTTATTGAGCCTGAATTAGCTGGAAATATAATTCCTAATGAAATTCGTCCTGGTTTAAGTCTTGCCTCTGTTACTGGTGAACTGGAAGTTAAGGATAACGTATATACAATAAaa AGCATTGAAGATAGACCTAGTGGAAAACGTAAAGCGTCTTCTAGTTCACCTGCACCAATTAAGGAAGAAGTtcttaaagaaagaaaacatgAGTATGGCAATTTGGATCCACAAGAACTCCTTCAAAAGCTTAATCAAGAAGGTATTCAAGGAGCCAAGTTACAACATAGTCCAACTGCGACCAGTATTCATTTA CAAGATGAAGATACTTTGATTCAAATAGGGGATAATTCGacacatatattttgtaacgGTGATCAAAAGATTAGGAGACGATTAAGGACTATTATTATGCAGTGCCTTAAGagattttaa